The nucleotide sequence GTAATAATAGCAACTGTTCCGATATAAGAAACAGGCGTATGCCAAGTTATTACTCTACGCATCATTAGATAGATTCCGCCGGCAACGAGAAGCAGAGCCGAAGTTTCACCTATGCACCCGCCGGTTCCGCCAAGAAGCATCATAAATAAAGAAGTGTCTGGAAGTGTGTGCGCCTTAAGGCTTACCAGCGGCGTTGCTGTCGTAACAGCATCTGCGCCGAGATTTGCAGTCCATAAAAACACTGGATGAGCCCATGTCGTCATTGCACCGGTGAAACTTGCAGCCAGAAATATCCTTCCTGTAAGCGCCGGGTTCATAAAATTTTGACCAAGGCCGCCAAAAAGCTGTTTTGCAACTACTATGGCTATGAAAGACCCTATTACCGTCATCCAAAGCGGTGCAGATACAGACATGTTGTATGCCAGAAGGATACCTGTTACAACAGCAGACAGGTCTCCAATCGTATTATTGCGTTTCATGATGCGCCGTGTTATATATTCAAACAAAATGCAGGATACTACACCTACAAGTGTATGCAACAATGCACGGTAGCCGAAAAAGTACATAGCTGCAACAAGAGGCGGCATAAGAGCAATTATCACATCGGTCATTATCGAATGGGTATTTTCTTCACTTCTTATATGGGGAGATGAGGTAACAGTCAATAATTTTTCCATTTAATCCTCCTATTTAACCTGTTGTCTGCGGCGTTTTTCAATTACTTTCAACTTGCCTACACGAAATTCCTGAACAAGATTTAATCTTCCAGGGCATATAAACGAGCAGCTTCCGCATTCAATGCAATCCATTATGCGATAATTTTCAGCATCATCATAGTTTCCTTTTTTAATAAACATTGACAGATAAATAGGTTCAAGTTTCATCGGGCATACTGCTATGCACTTTCCACAGTGTATGCATACCGGCTTGCTTACTTCTCTGTCATGAGAATCTGATAATGCAAGTATTCCAGATGTAGTTTTTATGACAGGAACAGAAAGATTATACTGTGCAATTCCCATCATTGGACCTCCGTTTATGATTTTTGAAACGTTGCCTTTTAAACCGCTGCAA is from Bacillota bacterium and encodes:
- a CDS encoding RnfABCDGE type electron transport complex subunit D, with amino-acid sequence MEKLLTVTSSPHIRSEENTHSIMTDVIIALMPPLVAAMYFFGYRALLHTLVGVVSCILFEYITRRIMKRNNTIGDLSAVVTGILLAYNMSVSAPLWMTVIGSFIAIVVAKQLFGGLGQNFMNPALTGRIFLAASFTGAMTTWAHPVFLWTANLGADAVTTATPLVSLKAHTLPDTSLFMMLLGGTGGCIGETSALLLVAGGIYLMMRRVITWHTPVSYIGTVAIITFLSSGGLNRGQFMLSELLSGGLMLGAFFMATDYATTPVTGKGRIIFGIGCGLLTVLIRYYGGYPEGVSYAIVLMNLLTWFIDKYTKPKAFGRGVKLG